In Bos indicus isolate NIAB-ARS_2022 breed Sahiwal x Tharparkar unplaced genomic scaffold, NIAB-ARS_B.indTharparkar_mat_pri_1.0 scaffold_92, whole genome shotgun sequence, the genomic window GTCGCATGGCCTCTGCTGGCACAACTCTCACGGGCCTTCCCTCTCCAGGAACAAGGTCTTGTAGCTCTCCGGAGGGCTGTAGCTGCCAGGTGCCCTCAACTGGAAGGTGACCCTGTGTCTGCTGGCCTGCTGGGTGCTGGTCTATTTCTGTGTCTGGAAGGGGTCAAGTCAACAGACACAGTGCTGCTGGGGGCGATGACGGGGCTCGGGCGCCACTATCTGATAGGGGGTGTGCGTCTGCCGGGGAACCACTGGTGCCACGGGAGGCGAGTGGATCAGGGCCACTGCCCGAGGAGGGGACAGGTTACTTCAGTCAGTCCGCTTGATCCTCACTGCCTGGCTGGATAGGCCTCTCGGTGGCCTCCAAATCGAAGGCCAGCAGCCGTCCCCACCCACAGTGTAGGGATTCGATTTTCCTCCATTATCACCTTTAGTTGTAGGAGTTTTGTAGGTGACCTGGATCAGATTAAGAAAGTCTGTTTGTAGTCCTAGGTTTCCAAGAGTTTTTAAGATAGTGGTTCTCGAatattgtcaaatgcttttgcGGCATCTATccaaatgatcatatggtttttctcctgtgttttcttcatgtGATGAATAACGCTGGTTGAAGATATTTTAATGCATAACCAATCCTTCATTCTTGGGATAGATCTTTTTTGGTCCTAATGctttatatattgctggattaattttgctaacatttcatttttttttgcttaatgaagaatattgttctataattttcttttcttgcaatgTCTTCATCCAATTTTGGTATTGTGGAAGGCTGGCCCCATAATGATTTGAGAACTGTTAAATCTCCTCTATGAAAGAATTTGTATGGGTttggtgatatttctcctttATGTATTTCATAGGATTCACTACTTAAGTCACATGGGCCTGGAGTTTTCTGTTCCAAATCTTTGATAGACCTAGGGATTATCTagggttttcactttctttttgagttagttttgGGAATTTTGGTCATTCAAGGAATTTGTTGATTTCATctatttttgcaaatgtttttggctttcctctttttacatttgtttatttattttaattggaggctcattactttacaatattgttctggtttttgccatacattgacatgagtcagccatgtgTGTACGTGTGTCCCACATTCTGAATcccactcccacttccctccctatccaattcctcagggtcatcccggtgcaccggccctgagcgccctgtctcacgcatcgaacctggactgacgatctaTTTCTcgtgtggtaatatacatgtttcaatgcgattgtctcaaatcatcccaccctcgccttctcccaaacAGCCCAACAGCCTGTTCTTTAtctcggtgtctcttttgctgtcttgcatatagggtcatccttaccatctttctaaattcgacatatatgcattactataccgtattggcgtttttctttgtgacttacttcaccctgtataaaaggctccagtttcatccacctcgttagagctgattccagtgtgttctttttaatagccatccaaccatctcatcctccatcgtccccttatcttcctgccttcaatcgttcccagcattaggggctttgccagtgagtcacctcttcaaatcaggtggccaaagtgttggagctttcattttaaaagaaatcagttaaaacgcataaattggaaagaaagaaagaagtgtgtatttatttacagaCAAAATGATTGTCTATGGATGAAGTCCAGTGGGACGTAGAAAAGAGCTATTACAATTAATTAGTGAGTAGAGCAAGGTTTCAGGGTTCACGGATACCCTTGAGaggacttggactgcaaggagaacagaccagtcaatcctaaaggaagtcaaccctgaatattcattggacggactcatgctgatcctgaagctcctatactttggctacctgatgtgaagggccaactacctggaagagaccctgatgctggggaagactgaaggcaacaggagaagggggagacagaggatgagatgggtagatagcATAACCccgctcaatggacatgaactggagtaaattccaggagatagtggaggacaaaggagtctggtatgctacagtccatgggggcacaaatagTTGGCCATGAATTATAGACTGAAAAAACAACATCCTTCAGGtgttaaatgaaaagtgaaaagtgcactTGCTCTGTggagtccaactccttgcaagcccatgaattgtagcctgcaagctccactgtccaggatttctccaggcaaaaatactggagtggattgccattaccttctccagaggatattcacaACCCGGAGTTTGAACCCGGTctaccacactgcaggcagattctttaccatctgagccaccagggaaggcctctggtaactcttaacatttaatataactataaaatcataaaatactcCAAAATTATTACCGAATGACAGTATACAACTTTCTTACTCTCCCACTTCTTACATTGTCTTCAATTACGTTGTAGTCCTCGAACACTTGGATCTCAGAACCTCCCCTCCAACTGAAAGACACATGCAGTAGGAGGAAGTGcagaagctaaaaataaagtcagagacagcacaaaagctcagttttattttccgCAGTTAACAATCACCAAACAACTATGTAGACACTGAGCCCCAAAAAGCAGCACAGACATAAGATGAAGCCCAATCAAAGTACTGCAGAAAGCAACGCCCTGGGGAACGACGCCTGAAGCTAGGGCACATAGGCTAGGTTTAAGCCCCTCTTCTGTGCCGAGAAACACGGCCCCCAAAGTGCTGCAAGGACCGCATCACCAGGGAAAGCTGCTCCAGACAGAAGACGATGGAGTTCTGGAGCAGGCCAGGGTCTTCAGCAGTCAATCGGCTGAAAGGGAGGGAAAATGTCATTCAACTTTCCTccgagaaggaggaagaggagcacgTCCTCCCTCTGTTCCCGCACACCGACAAGCCCAGAGCACCACACTTTTCCTTTAGGCTTAACCGTCCATTATGGCTCCTCCTGGGCCCAGACTGGCCTtggccaccacccaccacccaccaccctctccccggCCCTGGACCCCTTTAGAACTCACAGAACCAGCATGCGGCCATTAACGTCGAGCTCCTTCCGAATCGGCCCTCGCAGTTGGGTACGTACAGTCAGGAAGTGGCGGGCAAGGCCCGCATCCACGTGTGATGCGAAAGGCACAGTGAGGCTGCTGGTGGACATGAGGTTAAGGCACCAACCGCATTTCTCATTTTGCCTGTACGTCGGGATCCCTGCCCACTGAGACCCGCTTTCTCCCACAAGGAGGCCGCCTAGAAAGTCCGGACCTCTCAGCCTATACCCTGAGTTACACCCCGGATATCACTGCACGACCCTCTGGGACCCTTCAGGTTGCTTTTCCTCACCACCATCCACACTATTCATTTTGCCTGTACGACAGGCTCCCTGCTCACGGAAACACGCATTCTACCACAAGGCCACTGGCAGACACCGTGGATATGCCCTCCCGACTCTCTGGTTCCCTTCAGGGTGCTTTTCCTCACTATCTTCCCCTCACAGCCAGACCACCCCTCACCCATATCCTCCAGCCCCCCAGAGTACGCTCCTCCTACACTTTAGCACCACTTGTAAccgtccccccaccccgcccccgcccccgccaaacCACCCCTAGCTCACATCCTGGCCCCCGCGGCCGCCTGGCCCGCTGGGGTTCCTGGAATAGGATACAACTGGACGGCTCGATTACTCAGAACTGCGGCTCCAGGTGGAGTATCTCCACCAGGCCCTGGAGCGTGTGATGGCCCCGGGATGTGCGGAATggcagcagctgcaccacctgacTCTCCTGCAGCGCTGGGGCCTCTGGGACCAGCCAGGTCACCAGCGCCTCCATGAACTCCACGGCTGACGGCATCACCAGGGCCAGCTGGGTCGTCAGGGTCATCCTGGCCACCAGCACCACCCGGCTGGCTGCAGCTACCACGTGCTGTGCCCACTGCAAATTCCACGgcacctgggtgttcatcggCTGCCCTGCTGGCTCCTCCACCGTGCGCGTCGGACTCCATCTTGAACCCTCTCCCGCTCCCTCCGCAGCCGGAAAGACTGAACCCTCCCTACAGAACCCAGGCGTGTACTGCGACCTGCAGCTCAGCATAGGCAGAGCGCCTGCGCACACTCACCCTGGTCCTGCCTCTCGATTGGTTCCCACCGAACATTCGTTCCCGCGATGACTGCAGGCTCTCGGGCAATGGACGCCCCCGGCTAAAATTTCATGCGTTAGTGTGCCATGTCGCCCCCTTCCGCCTGTGCGGACACACACCCATGTGGTCTGGGTGCTCTAAGTCAGCCCTGCCTTGGCCCGGAGACCTGGTAAACGGCTTAGTAGTGAtgcctctgggtgtgtgtgtgggggaggggggtggggggcacctcCTTAGTGCGCATGGTCAGGCAGACACTGCCACACTCTGCAGCGCACGTGACTGTTTCTGGTCCAAGCCTGCAAACCCCAAGTGAGCCCTGGTCCCTGTGCACCTCCAAGTCTGTGCCGTTGCCAACCTGGCCACGCTCACAGGTGACCATCCTGCTGAGCGCAGATCCTTGTCATCAACTTCCGGAAGGCAGTGGGGCCCCTTTGTGTCACGCCTGGTCTGTCCCTCTGGTGTCCCACACGTAGCTGACGTGTGCATTCGTGTGTCTCTAGGAAGGTGCAACACATGGGCATCTGCCTgtccatgtctgtgtgtgtgtgtgtgcccgagaAAGATAGGCAGTGCCTATGCACAGGTgctagcacatgtgtgtgtacctgtgtgtgagagagcatgTGGTCAGGTGCATGCACATGGGAGTATAAGTGTGTTTGTGCACAGGGTCATGCACATGGGGggggggtgtgcgtgtgtgtgtgtgagacagagagcaCGTGTCAGAGGCATGCAGATTGGCATCTCTGTGTGCTTTGTTCACGCGCAGGTGCCTTTGCATGGTGGTGGATGGGGAACCGGTCCTGGAGTCCTGAGACTAGGGATGCGGAGTGGACTGTGCTTGGCCGCCTGAGGAGGGAAGCGAGGACTACTGTTGGACTCACTGGAGATGGCATGGGGCTGGGCCTCTTGGGGCTGCAGGCACACAGACGGCATGGAGTCCAGGCTAGGGGCTTACCCAGACCCGCCAGAAGCACCGGTGCGAACAGCCTCACACAGGGCTGCCGGAAGGACAGTGGCCTCCAGGAAACCCCTAGTCGCATGGCCTCTGCTGGCACAACTCTCACGGGCCTTCCCTCTCCAGGAACAAGGTCTTGTAGCTCTCCGGAGGGCTGTAGCTGCCAGGTGCCCTCAACTGGAAGGTGACCCTGTGTCTGCTGGCCTGCTGGGTGCTGGTCTATTTCTGTGTCTGGAAGGGGTCAAGTCAACAGACACAGTGCTGCTGGGGGCGATGACGGGGCTCGGGCGCCACTATCTGATAGGGGGTGTGCGTCTGCCGGGGAACCACTGGTGCCACGGGAGGCGAGTGGATCAGGGCCACTGCCCGAGGAGGGGACAGGTTACTTCAGTCAGTCCGCTTGATCCTCACTGCCTGGCTGGATAGGCCTCTCGGTGGCCTCCAAATCGAAGGCCAGCAGCCGTCCCCACCCACAGTGTAGGGATTCGATTTTCCTCCATTATCACCTTTAGTTGTAGGAGTTTTGTAGGTGACCTGATCAGATTAAGAAAGTCTGTTTGTAGTCCTAGGTTTCCAAGAGTTTTTAAGATAGTGGTTCTCGAatattgtcaaatgcttttgcGGCATCTATCCAAATGATCATATgggttttctcctgtgttttcttcatgtGATGAATAACGCTGGTTGAAGATATTTTAATGCATAACCAATCCTTCATTCTTGGGATAGATCTTTTTTGGTCCTAATGctttatatattgctggattaattttgctaacatttcattttttttttgcttaatgaagaatattgttctataattttcttttcttgcaagTGTCTTCATCCAATTTTGGTATTGTGGAAGGCTGGCCCCATAATGATTTGAGAACTGTTAAATCTCCTCTATGAAAGAATTTGTATGGGTttggtgatatttctcctttATGTATTTCATAGGATTCACTACTTAAGTCACATGGGCCTGGAGTTTTCTGTTCCAAATCTTTGATAGACCTAGGGATTATCTagggttttcactttctttttgagttagttttgGGAATTTTGGTCATTCAAGGAATTTGTTGATTTCATctatttttgcaaatgtttttggctttcctctttttacatttgtttatttattttaattggaggctcattactttacaatattgttctggtttttgccatacattgacatgagtcagccatgtgtgtacatgtgtcccacattCTGAATcccactcccacttccctccctatccaattcctcagggtcatcccggtgcaccggccctgagcgccctgtctcacgcatcgaacctggactgacgatctaTTTCTcgtgtggtaatatacatgtttcaatgcgattgtctcaaatcatcccaccctcgccttctcccaaacAGCCCAACAGCCTGTTCTTTAtctcggtgtctcttttgctgtcttgcatatagggtcatccttaccatctttctaaattcgacatatatgcattactataccgtattggcgtttttctttgtgacttacttcaccctgtataaaaggctccagtttcatccacctcgttagagctgattccagtgtgttctttttaatagccatccaaccatctcatcctccatcgtccccttatcttcctgccttcaatcgttcccagcattaggggctttgccagtgagtcacctcttcaaatcaggtggccaaagtgttggagctttcattttaaaagaaatcagttaaaacgcataaattggaaagaaagaaagaactgtgtatttatttacagACAAAATGATTGTCTATGGATGAAGTCCAGTGGGACGTAGAAAAGAGCTATTACAATTAATTAGTGAGTAGAGCAAGGTTTCAGGGTTCACGGATACCCTTGAGaggacttggactgcaaggagaacagaccagtcaatcctaaaggaagtcaaccctgaatattcattggacggactcatgctgatcctgaagctcctatactttggctacctgatgtgaagggccaactacctggaagagaccctgatgctggggaagactgaaggcaacaggagaagggggagacagaggatgagatgggtagatagcataacccactcaatggacatgaactggagtaaattccaggagatagtggaggacaaaggagtctggtatgctacagtccatgggggcacaaatagTTGGCCATGAATTATAGACTGAAGAAACAACATCCTTCAGGtgttaaatgaaaagtgaaaagtgcactTGCTCTGTggagtccaactccttgcaagcccatgaattgtagcctgcaagctccactgtccaggatttctccaggcaaaaatactggagtggattgccattaccttctccagaggatattcacaACCCGGAGTTTGAACCCGGTctaccacactgcaggcagattctttaccatctgagccaccagggaaggcctctggtaactcttaacatttaatataactataaaatcataaaatactcCAAAATTATTACCGAATGACAGTATACAACTTTCTTATTCTCCCACTTCTTACATTGTCTTCAATTACGTTGTAGTCCTCGAACACTTGGATCTCAGAACCTCCCCTCCAACTGAAAGACACATGCAGTATGAGGAAGTGcagaagctaaaaataaagtcagagacagcacaaaagctcagttttattttccgCAGTTAACAATCACCAAACAACTATGTAGACACTGAGCCCCAAAAAGCAGCACAGACATAAGATGAAGCCCGATCAAAGTACTGCAGAAAGCAACGCCCTGGGGAACGACGCCTGAAGCTAGGGCACATAGGCTAGGTTTAAACCCCTCTTCTGTGCCGAGAAACACGGCCCCCAAAGTGCTGCAAGGACCGCATCACCAGGGAAAGCTGCTCCAGACAGAAGACGATGGAGTTCTGGAGCAGGCCAGGGTCTTCAGCAGTCAATCGGCTGAAAGGGAGGGAAAATGTCATTCAACTTTCCTccgagaaggaggaagaggagcacgTCCTCCCTCCGTTCCCGCACACCGACAAGCCCAGAGCACCACACTTTTCCTTTAGGCTTAACCGTCCGTTATGGCTCCTCCTGGGCCCAGACTGGCCTtggccaccacccaccacccaccaccctctccccggCCCTGGACCCCTTTAGAACTCACAGAACCAGCATGCGGCCATTAACGTCGAGCTCCTTCCGAATCGGCCCTCGCAGTTGGGTACGTACAGTCAGGAAGTGGCGGGCAAGGCCCGCATCCACGTGTGATGCGAAAGGCACAGTGAGGCTGCTGGTGGACATGAGGTTAAGGCACCAACCGCATTTCTCATTTTGCCTGTACGTCGGGATCCCTGCCCACTGAGACCCGCTTTCTCCCACAAGGAGGCCGCCTAGAAAGTCCGGACCTCTCAGCCTATACCCTGAGTTACACCCCGGATATCACTGCACGACCCTCTGGGACCCTTCAGGTTGCTTTTCCTCACCACCATCCACACTATTCATTTTGCCTGTACGACAGGCTCCCTGCTCACGGAAACACGCATTCTACCACAAGGCCACTGGCAGACACCGTGGATATCACCTCCCGACTCTCTGGTTCCCTTCAGGGTGCTTTTCCTCACTGTCTTCCCCTCACAGCCAGACCACCCCTCACCCATATCCTCCAGCCCCCCAGAGTACGCTCCTCCTACACTTTAGCACCACTTGtaaccgcccccccaccccgcccccgcccccgccaaacCACCCCTAGCTCACATCCTGGCCCCCGCGGCCGCCTGGCCCGCTGGGGTTCCTGGAATAGGATACAACTGGATGGCTCGATTACTCAGAACTGCGGCTCCAGGTGGAGTATCTCCACCAGGCCCTGGAGCGTGTGATGGCCCCGGGATGTGCGGAATggcagcagctgcaccacctgacTCTCCTGCAGCGCTGGGGCCTCTGGGACCAGCCAGGTCACCAGCGCCTCCATGAACTCCACGGCTGACGGCATCACCAGGGCCAGCTGGGTCGTCAGGGTCATCCTGGCCACCAGCACCACCCGGCTGGCTGCAGCTACCACGTGCTGTGCCCACTGCAAATTCCACGgcacctgggtgttcatcggCTGCCCCGCTGGCTCCTCCACCGTGCGCGTCGGACTCCATCTTGAACCGTCTCCCGCTCCCTCCGCAGCCGGAAAGACTGAACCCTCCCTACAGAACCCAGGCGTGTACTGCGACCTGCAGCTCAGCATAGGCAGAGCGCCTGCGCACACTCACCCTGGTCCTGCCTCTCGATTGGTTCCCACCGAACATTCGTTCCCGCGATGACTGCAGGCTCTCG contains:
- the LOC139182112 gene encoding EKC/KEOPS complex subunit LAGE3-like, coding for MESDAHGGGASRAADEHPGAVEFAVGTARGSCSQPGGAGGQDDPDDPAGPGDAVSRGVHGGAGDLAGPRGPSAAGESGGAAAAIPHIPGPSHAPGPGGDTPPGAAVLSNRAVQFSLTVPFASHVDAGLARHFLTVRTQLRGPIRKELDVNGRMLVLRLTAEDPGLLQNSIVFCLEQLSLVMRSLQHFGGRVSRHRRGA
- the LOC139182107 gene encoding EKC/KEOPS complex subunit LAGE3-like, whose translation is MESDAHGGGASGAADEHPGAVEFAVGTARGSCSQPGGAGGQDDPDDPAGPGDAVSRGVHGGAGDLAGPRGPSAAGESGGAAAAIPHIPGPSHAPGPGGDTPPGAAVLSNRAIQFSLTVPFASHVDAGLARHFLTVRTQLRGPIRKELDVNGRMLVLRLTAEDPGLLQNSIVFCLEQLSLVMRSLQHFGGRVSRHRRGV